Proteins from a genomic interval of Procambarus clarkii isolate CNS0578487 chromosome 45, FALCON_Pclarkii_2.0, whole genome shotgun sequence:
- the LOC123769758 gene encoding uncharacterized protein produces MKLFLELVATAVAFLTIASAQNAVLLDDVSARMLDQWTSDEDTSELHSVAEGPLIRLLKASELQYEPYPTDDVLDPGDHLDPETHLDSSDDLYYDDDDNDTDDNDTDDNNNLDLDSEEDEDLSEERQNIVRFKRKVIFGGGGGYSSGMGRRGGGGGGSADPYGRRRGGNYQGPDYGNYDYSYGQQTRGDFVDTSSYGASQNSQAADASGSSSAAKPIESSDTGVVYGTPVASSASTITGTSRSPGTARTYGVTRASAIDADSNADTPSTSGRKSKTGRREVKKKLSKTMKWEIAEYAIEHGAERAADRYAHVVDRRLSPKKIEKFMERYKKQLRKNQRHQQ; encoded by the coding sequence ATGATGTGTCTGCGAGAATGCTTGACCAATGGACGAGCGACGAGGATACATCGGAGCTGCACTCCGTGGCCGAGGGACCGCTGATCAGGCTCCTCAAGGCAAGCGAACTCCAATACGAACCCTACCCCACCGACGACGTCTTAGATCCTGGAGATCACCTAGATCCGGAAACACATTTAGATTCCAGCGATGACCTTTACTACGACGACGACGATAACGACACCGACGATAACGACACCGACGATAACAATAATCTGGATTTGGATTCAGAAGAGGATGAAGACCTGAGCGAGGAACGGCAGAATATCGTCCGGTTCAAGCGGAAGGTAATCttcggcggcggtggcggctacAGCAGCGGAATGGGGCGTcggggtggcggcggaggtggTAGTGCAGACCCCTACGGTCGCCGCCGTGGTGGCAACTACCAAGGCCCTGATTATGGTAACTATGACTACTCTTATGGGCAACAGACTCGAGGTGATTTCGTGGATACCAGCTCCTACGGCGCTTCTCAAAACTCGCAAGCAGCCGATGCTTCGGGTTCCTCAAGTGCTGCCAAACCTATTGAGAGTTCTGACACGGGAGTCGTGTATGGAACTCCAGTCGCCTCATCTGCCTCCACCATAACTGGAACCTCCCGATCTCCTGGAACCGCGCGCACCTACGGCGTCACTCGCGCCTCCGCCATAGATGCTGACTCCAACGCTGATACTCCCAGCACCTCAGGCAGGAAGAGCAAAACAGGTCGCCGTGAGGTGAAGAAAAAGCTTTCCAAGACCATGAAGTGGGAAATCGCAGAGTACGCCATCGAACACGGAGCTGAGCGGGCAGCTGATCGCTACGCCCATGTAGTTGATAGGAGACTCAGCCCCAAAAAGATTGAAAAGTTTATGGAGCGGTATAAGAAGCAGCTACGGAAGAACCAGAGGCATCAACAGTAG